A part of Paroedura picta isolate Pp20150507F chromosome 7, Ppicta_v3.0, whole genome shotgun sequence genomic DNA contains:
- the LYRM7 gene encoding complex III assembly factor LYRM7 isoform X1, which yields MEAQVTKVAWLAFYHLHQAKLLVPYLEPEHLATVIHAMVTSRLDFCNSLYASLPLSLIRKLQLVQNAAARILTKTSWRSHIQPVLKLFKSLHRTRQNVFKNDPRALEAARLKINEEFKNSKDETSSAKIDELLKIGSDVEVILRTSVIQGVHTDFNKLLLIPRKELLLDNIPFRDTPTQKS from the exons atggaagcccaggtcacgaaggtagcatggctggcattttaccacctccaccaagccaaactactagtgccctacctggaaccagagcacctagccacagtgatccatgcgatggtcacctccagactggacttctgcaactcgctctatgcaagcctacccttatccttgatccggaaactacaactggtgcagaatgctgcggccaggattctcactaagacatcatggagatcacatatccagccg GTCTTGAAACTTTTCAAATCATTGCACAGGACAAgacaaaatgttttcaaaaatgaTCCAAGAGCTCTTGAAG ctgcaAGACTTAAGATAAATGAAGAATTCAAAAATAGTAAAGATGAAACTTCTTCTGCAAAAATAGATGAG CTTTTGAAAATAGGTTCAGATGTAGAAGTTATACTCCGAACTTCAGTAATTCAGGGTGTTCATACAGATTTCAACAAACTAC TGCTGATACCAAGAAAAGAGCTGCTACTAGACAACATTCCTTTCCGCGACACACCAACACAAAAGTCATGA
- the LYRM7 gene encoding complex III assembly factor LYRM7 isoform X4 — MLVHVLKLFKSLHRTRQNVFKNDPRALEAARLKINEEFKNSKDETSSAKIDELLKIGSDVEVILRTSVIQGVHTDFNKLLLIPRKELLLDNIPFRDTPTQKS, encoded by the exons ATGTTAGTACAT GTCTTGAAACTTTTCAAATCATTGCACAGGACAAgacaaaatgttttcaaaaatgaTCCAAGAGCTCTTGAAG ctgcaAGACTTAAGATAAATGAAGAATTCAAAAATAGTAAAGATGAAACTTCTTCTGCAAAAATAGATGAG CTTTTGAAAATAGGTTCAGATGTAGAAGTTATACTCCGAACTTCAGTAATTCAGGGTGTTCATACAGATTTCAACAAACTAC TGCTGATACCAAGAAAAGAGCTGCTACTAGACAACATTCCTTTCCGCGACACACCAACACAAAAGTCATGA
- the LYRM7 gene encoding complex III assembly factor LYRM7 isoform X3 — translation MRSREVLKLFKSLHRTRQNVFKNDPRALEAARLKINEEFKNSKDETSSAKIDELLKIGSDVEVILRTSVIQGVHTDFNKLLLIPRKELLLDNIPFRDTPTQKS, via the exons ATGCGGAGTCGAGAG GTCTTGAAACTTTTCAAATCATTGCACAGGACAAgacaaaatgttttcaaaaatgaTCCAAGAGCTCTTGAAG ctgcaAGACTTAAGATAAATGAAGAATTCAAAAATAGTAAAGATGAAACTTCTTCTGCAAAAATAGATGAG CTTTTGAAAATAGGTTCAGATGTAGAAGTTATACTCCGAACTTCAGTAATTCAGGGTGTTCATACAGATTTCAACAAACTAC TGCTGATACCAAGAAAAGAGCTGCTACTAGACAACATTCCTTTCCGCGACACACCAACACAAAAGTCATGA
- the LYRM7 gene encoding complex III assembly factor LYRM7 isoform X2 produces the protein MRSREVTVLKLFKSLHRTRQNVFKNDPRALEAARLKINEEFKNSKDETSSAKIDELLKIGSDVEVILRTSVIQGVHTDFNKLLLIPRKELLLDNIPFRDTPTQKS, from the exons ATGCGGAGTCGAGAGGTGACG GTCTTGAAACTTTTCAAATCATTGCACAGGACAAgacaaaatgttttcaaaaatgaTCCAAGAGCTCTTGAAG ctgcaAGACTTAAGATAAATGAAGAATTCAAAAATAGTAAAGATGAAACTTCTTCTGCAAAAATAGATGAG CTTTTGAAAATAGGTTCAGATGTAGAAGTTATACTCCGAACTTCAGTAATTCAGGGTGTTCATACAGATTTCAACAAACTAC TGCTGATACCAAGAAAAGAGCTGCTACTAGACAACATTCCTTTCCGCGACACACCAACACAAAAGTCATGA